The stretch of DNA TTGATCGAGGAGACGCCGGTCTTTTTCGGCATCGCCGGGGGTAAGTGGACCATTCAGCGCCAACGCCTGCCGGGCGAGTCTGGCCTTCTCAATCCGATAGTTGATGGCACCGATTTCCTCTCGCTCCAGATGTTCGATCCGCCGACGTAACTGATTGGCTCGCTCCACCAACGTCACCACCGTCGACCAGGTGCTCCCGTGTTCGCCGTCTGCCGCATTCCCCTCCACGCCGACAGTGACGCGACCAAAGGCAGGTCCCCACTCACGCCGCTGGATAACGACTAAATCATCGGGACGCGCACTCGACACAATCTCCGCTTCATTAATCCAACGATATTCGGCCCCGAACACGTCCCGATTGCCGACCCGATACCGGAACCGACGCTGTCCTGACGGCGAGTCCGGCGATATTGAATTGGGGATGACTTCTTCTCCCACCACCTGACCGATCACGGTCTCCTGCGTTCTCAGCCCGGTCTCCTGCAGTGCGCCTGGCCAAAACTGACCCAATCCGTTGATCATAATCAGTGCCAGCATCCCGGCCACCATCAACAGGCTGAGCGCCACACCGGAAGCCGTCATCCAGACGAACAGCTCCCCGCCTCGCCAGAAATCCTTCATGCGTGTCGATCGTTCAACCATGGCTGTACTTATCCCGGAGCCGCTGACGAATGAGTTCCGCCAACGAGTTGATGACAAACGTGACGATGAACAGGAGCAACGCAGCCAGGAACAACACCCGGTAGAGACTGCCACCGTGCGGAGCCTCCGGAATTTCCACGGCGATATTGGCCGACAGTGTCCGGAAACCGTTCGCCCAGTTCCAATCCAGAATGGGCGTATTGCCCGTAGCCATCAGGACGATCATCGTTTCCCCGATCGCGCGCCCGAACCCGATCATCACGGCAGAGAAGATCCCCGGGCTGGCAGACAACAACACCAGATGCAGAACGGTTTGCCAACGGGTGGCTCCCAACGCGAGAGACCCGGCAATTTGCGTCTTCGGCACATTGGAGATCGCTTCTTCGGCAATACTGTAGATCACCGGGACGATGGCAAACCCCATCACGAGCCCGACGACCAGGGCATTCCGTTGATCGTATTGAATGCCGAGCCGACTCGAGAGCCAAGCCTTGACGTTCCCGTCGAACCACCAGCCTTCGATGGTGGCATTGGCCCACAGGCACCCGACGATCCCGAGCGCCAGGACAGGGAGCAACAGCAAGGCTTCCTGCCCGTGCGAGAAATGTCGCTTGACGGCGAGCGGGCAGAGAGACCAGGCGAACGAGGACGCGATGACGAGCAGGGGCAACACCAACGCCATACCGGCCACCGCCGGGAGCATGCGTTCCAGGAGGGGAGCCAGCCAGAGCCCGGCGAGGAAGCCCAAGACCACCGTCGGCAAGGCCGCCATGACTTCAATGATCGGTTTAATTTTTGCGCGCAGATCCTGGTGCATGAACTGCGCGGTGCACATCGCCGCCAGAATGGCGATCGGGACAGCGAGAAACAAGGCATACATCGTCCCCTTGAGCGTCCCGAATGCCAGCGGAAGCAGGCCGAGTTTCGGCTCAACATCATCCGACCCGGAAGAGGATTGCCACACATACGCCGGCTGATCGTACCCCTCGTACCAGACCTTGCCGAAGAGTGTCTCGAGCGTCACTTCAGAATAGGCCATCTGAACCTGGTACAGGGACAGTTGCCCGGCTGCATCCAACGCGATCACCCCATCGCCTTTCGGCGCGAACCCCACGGCACGAATCGGAAACTCACCGTTGGCCAGCCGCAACAACGTTTGAGAAGAAGTCGCATGGTGGAGAAACAGATTTCCCTTTGTATCGCCGGTGACAAACGCCTTGACCCGCTGAGACGGAGCAAACGCAGTGATCGGCACATTGTGAGAGCGGAGGGTATGGATTTGGGTCAGTCTCCATCCGGACGGAGCATCGGCACGTCGCACGAGTCCCCAGGTCGAGACCGCACCGTCGGCAGACGTAATCACCAGGCTACGGTCTCCGCTCAGAAACCCCAACGTCGTCACTGCCGTCGACGGCGCGGCGACCGCATAGGCGGCCCTCATCTCCGGCGACCCCGTCTCGGATAGGGCGACATGCATCACCTGCCCCTCCGATGTTCCCACATACAGATTTTCGAGCAACACATCCAGGGCAAGAGCCGTGACCTTTCCTTCCGGTTGCGGAAGTTCCGTGATGATCGGATTGCTGCCTGACGCGTCATCTGCGGCGATACGCACGAGGAGTAACCGACCTCCCTCGGACAAGAGGGCCAGGAGACTACCTTGATCATTGGCCCGATAGGCCAGCCGGACGATGGGACCTTTCGTCACCGCGATGGGTTGTCCGGCGCGAATGTGCGGACGCTTCCGTCGCTCGCCTTGCTCAGAAAAATCCGTCGTGATGCCGACTTTCAAGAACAGGACTTCACCGTCGGCCGTGCCCACCGCCAACCGTGGAGTATTGCCGCCACCCGACGCCATCGCCGTGATCCGGCGGTCCTTCACCTGGGCCGGCATGTCCAATGGAATGGGTTGGCCGGATGCCAGATCGAAGAACTGGATGGCTCCCGAGGTGAACACCTGTGCGATCTCACGATGTTCATCCACCGCCACCTGAGCCGGGCCTCCGTCCTCAAGCAGGGCAGGCACACTCAGGCGTTGCGTTAGCTTCGCGCTCGGCGCTGTGAACAACGGGGTGACTTCACGAAACAGAAAGAAGAAGATCCCGAGAATGCTGATAATCGTCGCCAGCCCGCCTACGGTAATCAAGGCTCGCGCAAGCCGGTCGATCAGGAATCGCATATGGACAGGCTTGAGCATGGATCGGAATCGGTCCGTCATCATTAGCGGATCTGGCTCAGCTGCTTCTCGGCCAGGGTGGCATCGACAGGGAAATAACCATCTCTCAGCACGTCGGATTGCCCTTCTTTGCTATACACGTACGCCAGAAACTCCTTGACGATGGGGGAGAGTGGTTTCCCAGGGGCCTGATTTACATAGATGTATAAGTATCGCCACAGCGGATACGTGCCGTTCTTCGTATTCGCCTGAGTGGGCTCGATGAACGGCTGTCCGGACTTCGCCGCCAGCGGAACCATTCTGACTCCGGATGTGCTATAGCCGATTCCGCTGTACCCGATGCCGTAACGGTCTTCATTGATGCCCTGGACCACCGACGCGGAACCCGGTTGTTCCTTCACTTGATCCTTGAAGTCGCCGTTTTTCAGTGCATGTTCCTTGAAAAATCCGTACGTACCGGAAGCCGAATTTCGACCATAGAGACTAATCGGCGCATTCGCCCAATCACCGGTGGGGCCGACCTGTCCCCAACGCGTCAGATCAGTGGTGTACCCCTGCCGCCGAGACTTTGAGAAAAGCGCATCCACTTCCGCAATCGTGAGCCCTTTAATGGGATTGTCCTTGTTGACGAACAACGCCAGCGCATCAATCGCCACGGGATAGGCAGTGGGCGGGTAGCCGAACTTCGCTTCAAACGCATCGATCTCGCTCGATTTCATCGTCCGCGACATCGGACCAAGTTGAGCGGTATTTTCGATGAGAGCTGGCGGCGCCGTGCTGGAACCTTTGCCCTCGACCTGAATTTTCACATTGGGATATTGCTTCCGAAATCCTTCGGCCCACAGCGTGATCAGATTGTTAAGGGTATCCGAACCGATGCTGTTGATGGCACCGGAAATGCCACTGACCTTGCTATAGGACTTGAGGCCCTCATCAACTTTTCCCTGCTCCGCGACAACGACAAGTCCAGCCGCACTGGCGCTCCAAAGATTGGTCGTCATGAACGGTCCCAGTACGGTAAGCATGGCACCCATGCAGATCTGTCGATGCGAGACACCCTTCATATGTTTCCTCCAAGTTATGATGAAGAATAAAATAACGCACGTTCATCAGCATCGATGAATGAGGATACGTTGGCGTGATTGCACCACCCTCACAACGGTGTTAACGGCGTGTTAATTTGAGGGTCAGCAATGAGATCAGCGGCACTGCTCGGCGAGTTAACGAACGGTTGACCCGGCCATGAGCATCACGAAACAGGACCTTCTGTATCGTGACGTCATGACAGACACGATTATTCAGATCATTGAGGATGAACCGCTCCACGCAAACCTGCTGGAACGTGCATTGCGCCAGGCCCGTTTTACGACTGCCATCGCCGCCGACGGCAATCGTGGATGGCGAGAGGTATGTGAAACCCTGCCGGCGCTGATCCTGCTCGATCTGATGCTTCCGGGCATGAGCGGCCATGAGATTTGCCGGTTGGTACGGAGTACCCCGAGGACCCGACATATTCCGATCATCATGCTGACGGCGGTCGGCACGGAAGAGGATCGTATTGTCGGCCTGGAGATGGGCGCAGACGACTATGTCGTGAAACCATTCAGTCCTAGAGAAATCGTCTCACGTGTACAGGCTGTCCTGCGTCGAACCAGAGCAGCGCTTCCGAAACCGATCCGGCTGGTCGACGCCTCAGTCACGGTGCAAGGCCCATATTTTGAAGTCTCCTGGCAGGATCGTTTGCTCACGCTTTCGATGATGGAACTGGCTCTGCTCCGATGTCTGCTCGCACATGAAGGGAAATTGATAGGTGCCACAGAGTTGGTCGCCGCTCTGGGAGAAGAACAGGGGAGAAGCACACAGGAGGAGGTGGATCACGTAATTCGCTTCCTGCGCCGGAAACTGGATAATGCGCGCGCAGGGTCGATAGACATACTGCCGGGATATCGTTACAGATTCCTGAGGCAGGAACGACCGGCCTGACATCGTGGCCCGGGTATCACTCTGAGGCCAGAATCAACCGGCGCTAGACAACGCTGACGCCCTGGAAGAAACCCCCTCGACCTCGTACTGAAAGCCTCTCCGCAGAAGAATGATCGCGCCGCGCCGACTGAGTTCATCCACCGTCGTAAAGACCTGATTCCAACTCAGTTCGGGCAGGAGAACAACCACTTGTTCCAGCGTCAAAGACTTCCGGACACGCATCAGATCGAGAATCAGGGATTCGCTGCTGAAGGATGGGGATAGATGAGCCATGACGTTCCTCCTGGTCAGACGACTGTCGCCCTCCCGGATATGGTCGGCCCGAAGAGCGATGATGTGCGCGGTAGCGTATATCTCTCAGTTTGCGTCAGTCTCATTTCCCGGATATCAACAGCCGATTAAGTGTTCGTTAACTCGTCCGCAGGCATCGGAAGGACACTAGCAGTCTTCCCGGCCACAAACAGAGACATGCCCGCTTCCCTCTCCCTGTGCCGGGGAACAGCGGACGGCGACGACTCGAACCAAGCCGAGCGTGAGAAGAATGGCTCCGAGAAGCAACATCTTCCCCTGATCGGCCTCCTTGAACCACAATGAAATGATCTCCGTCAGCATGACCACCAGAATGGTATCCACAATAAAGGTGACTTTTACACGCCCCTCGGAGAAATAGGTCAACGTCGTTTTAAACACTTCGACAACGGCGAGCAGAATCAATGTATCGACGATAATCTGCCGAAGCCCCACTTCAACCGCCGCATCGAACAAGAGCCGGATATCCAAAAATGTTTTGATCACCCCTCCGGTGAGCGCGATGAGAATCGTCAAAATCATGAGGCTCAACACAGCCTTGATGGCCTTCATCCACAGTTCAGTCAAGTCCATATCAATCACGCGACCTGCAAGGTGTGACACACGGTGCATCCGAGGCTGAAAATTCGTAAACGTCATACGAAAGAACTCCCTTTTGTTGTGAATGAAACCGTTCGGATCAGGCCCAAGCCTACGGCCCCTTTCCGGTCATCATAGACCACAAACCCATAAAGAGACCGACCAATACGACCATTGCGACTTGAAATGCTCCATTTGCCGGAGATGATATCAAGAAGTCGGTGGGCGGCATGTGGGGCCTCCT from Nitrospira sp. encodes:
- a CDS encoding ABC transporter permease subunit — encoded protein: MLKPVHMRFLIDRLARALITVGGLATIISILGIFFFLFREVTPLFTAPSAKLTQRLSVPALLEDGGPAQVAVDEHREIAQVFTSGAIQFFDLASGQPIPLDMPAQVKDRRITAMASGGGNTPRLAVGTADGEVLFLKVGITTDFSEQGERRKRPHIRAGQPIAVTKGPIVRLAYRANDQGSLLALLSEGGRLLLVRIAADDASGSNPIITELPQPEGKVTALALDVLLENLYVGTSEGQVMHVALSETGSPEMRAAYAVAAPSTAVTTLGFLSGDRSLVITSADGAVSTWGLVRRADAPSGWRLTQIHTLRSHNVPITAFAPSQRVKAFVTGDTKGNLFLHHATSSQTLLRLANGEFPIRAVGFAPKGDGVIALDAAGQLSLYQVQMAYSEVTLETLFGKVWYEGYDQPAYVWQSSSGSDDVEPKLGLLPLAFGTLKGTMYALFLAVPIAILAAMCTAQFMHQDLRAKIKPIIEVMAALPTVVLGFLAGLWLAPLLERMLPAVAGMALVLPLLVIASSFAWSLCPLAVKRHFSHGQEALLLLPVLALGIVGCLWANATIEGWWFDGNVKAWLSSRLGIQYDQRNALVVGLVMGFAIVPVIYSIAEEAISNVPKTQIAGSLALGATRWQTVLHLVLLSASPGIFSAVMIGFGRAIGETMIVLMATGNTPILDWNWANGFRTLSANIAVEIPEAPHGGSLYRVLFLAALLLFIVTFVINSLAELIRQRLRDKYSHG
- a CDS encoding phosphate ABC transporter substrate-binding protein, whose translation is MKGVSHRQICMGAMLTVLGPFMTTNLWSASAAGLVVVAEQGKVDEGLKSYSKVSGISGAINSIGSDTLNNLITLWAEGFRKQYPNVKIQVEGKGSSTAPPALIENTAQLGPMSRTMKSSEIDAFEAKFGYPPTAYPVAIDALALFVNKDNPIKGLTIAEVDALFSKSRRQGYTTDLTRWGQVGPTGDWANAPISLYGRNSASGTYGFFKEHALKNGDFKDQVKEQPGSASVVQGINEDRYGIGYSGIGYSTSGVRMVPLAAKSGQPFIEPTQANTKNGTYPLWRYLYIYVNQAPGKPLSPIVKEFLAYVYSKEGQSDVLRDGYFPVDATLAEKQLSQIR
- a CDS encoding response regulator transcription factor; translation: MSITKQDLLYRDVMTDTIIQIIEDEPLHANLLERALRQARFTTAIAADGNRGWREVCETLPALILLDLMLPGMSGHEICRLVRSTPRTRHIPIIMLTAVGTEEDRIVGLEMGADDYVVKPFSPREIVSRVQAVLRRTRAALPKPIRLVDASVTVQGPYFEVSWQDRLLTLSMMELALLRCLLAHEGKLIGATELVAALGEEQGRSTQEEVDHVIRFLRRKLDNARAGSIDILPGYRYRFLRQERPA
- a CDS encoding phosphate-starvation-inducible PsiE family protein, coding for MTFTNFQPRMHRVSHLAGRVIDMDLTELWMKAIKAVLSLMILTILIALTGGVIKTFLDIRLLFDAAVEVGLRQIIVDTLILLAVVEVFKTTLTYFSEGRVKVTFIVDTILVVMLTEIISLWFKEADQGKMLLLGAILLTLGLVRVVAVRCSPAQGEGSGHVSVCGREDC